The genome window TGGGTTAAACTTTTGATATGGGAATCCTTCAactatgctttcttcatttcttgGTGATTGTATACAATGGTCATCATAGCATCTATGATCTATTTATCTTTTCGTTTCTTTTATTCGATCATTGTTGATGTTGTATCTGGTCAACCAGTTTCGGAGGAAGATCTTGAGGAATTTTTGACATTGAACTCCTTCAACTATTGCGTTATAAAGAGCTCATTGTATACAATGGGTATCACGGGGCAACAATCCTTGTTCTTGTTGCATCTGGTAAATTATACCTTAACTTGCTTGAGGCATCAGCTTCTAGATTGTGGTTACCAACAGTTGAAACATTTAGCAGTTATAAATGTCCCAAAGGGCGCACAAACTTGGACACGATTGCTTACTCGCATcataattataatataaatagaaTTAGATCAAATGACTGCTTATATATGCAATGTTTTTCAACTCATATGAAACACATGAGCAAATCAACGCTAATTTTTCGATTACACAAACAACATGATCAACAAGAACGTGGTCAGATTAGAGCCAAGTCAAGTAAGAGACATGATATATCAGCAACTAAAGCCGCGTACAAAAAACTCTCAATCACTGCCCATCATGGTGGTTAGATTTGGAGTTTCAGAAAATATCAATCTCAATTATCTATATACTATTTCCAATTGACAAAGGCACCTCGCTCTCTAATTGTCTCCTTTTTCACTGGAACTTCCACCCTTTTGATCCGTTCTTTCCAAAGTAGCATTTTTCTCCAAGCTCTCAGAATCCTTTTCCTTCTCCAATTCTTTGGCAACCTCCTTCTCAGCTGCCTCCTCAGCCCTCAGAATGGGCAGATAGTAATCTGAATGAGCCTGCATACACTTCTTCAATGTTGCGGTGACCTCAAAGCACTTTTCAACAACATCCTCCTTTGTCTTCTCAGACTCCCTAACGCACTCTTCCCAAGCTATGAAACTCTCCTTGCACCCTCCCCCTTTCATGAACAAGCAAAAGCCACActctccctcctcctcttcctcttcttcctccatAACATTCTCTGATTGGCCTTCATCTTCCTGACGCTTCTcttcttctagggttttgttatCCAATTGGGGATCTAAGGAATGTTTTGGATTTTGCTTGTCTGGGGTTTTAGAATCTGAATCGGCCAGGTGGGGATTTGATGAGTTTGGTGGTGAGCCAGCCTTATGAGAATCAGTGGGAATCGTTGAGTTGGACGA of Malus sylvestris chromosome 6, drMalSylv7.2, whole genome shotgun sequence contains these proteins:
- the LOC126626362 gene encoding uncharacterized protein LOC126626362; protein product: MGSVLSSTTENPDPPSSNSTIPTDSHKAGSPPNSSNPHLADSDSKTPDKQNPKHSLDPQLDNKTLEEEKRQEDEGQSENVMEEEEEEEEGECGFCLFMKGGGCKESFIAWEECVRESEKTKEDVVEKCFEVTATLKKCMQAHSDYYLPILRAEEAAEKEVAKELEKEKDSESLEKNATLERTDQKGGSSSEKGDN